Proteins from a genomic interval of Aquabacterium sp. J223:
- a CDS encoding Asp/Glu racemase, whose product MTTTTYRIGQIVPSSNTTMETEIPALLRARQARRPEAAFTFHSSRMRMHTVEKAELVRMNAQALRCAAELADARVDVMSTACLVALMAMGPGHHRTAEREIEAAAREAGSQAQVMTSAGALVDGLKALGARRVAMMMPYTDALAQAVVSYIEAEHIEVVHWLNFSIADNLAVGRRPAARLLEDAARLDLSRADVVVASACVQMPSLAALQPLQERLGLPVTSTAACTAWQMLTRLGLETPLPDARLCEGAA is encoded by the coding sequence CTCCAACACCACCATGGAGACCGAGATCCCGGCGCTGCTGCGCGCGCGCCAGGCGCGCCGGCCGGAAGCGGCCTTCACCTTCCACTCGTCGCGCATGCGCATGCACACGGTGGAGAAGGCCGAGCTGGTGCGCATGAACGCGCAGGCCCTGCGCTGTGCGGCCGAGCTGGCCGACGCCCGGGTCGACGTGATGAGCACCGCCTGCCTCGTCGCGCTCATGGCGATGGGCCCGGGACACCACCGCACCGCCGAGCGCGAGATCGAGGCCGCCGCGCGCGAGGCCGGCAGCCAGGCGCAGGTGATGACCTCGGCCGGCGCGCTGGTCGATGGCCTGAAGGCCCTCGGCGCCCGCCGCGTCGCGATGATGATGCCGTACACCGATGCGCTGGCGCAGGCGGTGGTGAGCTACATCGAGGCCGAGCACATCGAGGTCGTGCACTGGCTGAACTTCTCGATCGCCGACAACCTGGCGGTGGGCCGGCGCCCCGCCGCTCGGCTGCTGGAGGACGCGGCGCGGCTGGATCTGTCCCGCGCCGACGTGGTGGTGGCGTCGGCCTGCGTCCAGATGCCCTCGCTGGCCGCGCTGCAGCCGCTGCAGGAGCGCCTGGGCCTGCCGGTCACCTCCACCGCGGCCTGCACCGCGTGGCAGATGCTGACGCGGCTGGGCCTCGAGACGCCGCTGCCGGACGCGCGGCTGTGCGAGGGCGCCGCGTAG
- the mdeB gene encoding alpha-ketoglutarate dehydrogenase translates to MSDPLSHREPRGTAADLDPQETTEWRDALRSLLQASGPARVHQVMDVLAAMARDPSVGWQPARGTPYANTIAVSQQPPFPGDLALEERLASLMRWNALAMVVRANKAYGELGGHIASYASAADLFEVGFNHFFKAGVDGAGADLVFFQPHSAPGVYARAFLEGRLGENDLAHYRQEITAAGSGAQGLCSYPHPWLMPDFWQFPTGSMGLGPISSIYHARFMRYLQHRGLLDTSGRTVWGVFGDGEMDEPESMSALTLAARERLDNLVWVVNCNLQRLDGPVRGNGRIIDELEALFAGAGWRVIKLVWGSDWDGLFARDTDGALAEVFSQTVDGQLQTFAAKDGRYNRDHFFGQNARLARLAQGLTDDQIDRLKRGGHDLVKIHAAYHAAAHTVGQPVVVLAQTKKGYGMGEAGQGRMTTHQQKKLERDDLIAFRNRFDLPLTDEQAASLAFYKPADDSPEMRYLHARRAALGGPLPARRSRAEPVPVPPLAGYGGFATQADGKEMSTTMAFVRMLTNLLKDRVLGPRIVPIVADEARTFGMANLFKQVGIYAFDGQSYEPEDIGSLMSYREATDGQILEEGISEAGAVSSWTAAATSYSVHGQAMLPFYIYYSMFGFQRVGDLIWAAADQRSRGFLLGATAGRTTLGGEGLQHQDGSSLLQASTVPNCRAYDPCFAGEFAVILHHGMRQMLEQQEDVFYYVTLMNEHYAQPSLPAAAEADVIKGLYRLAEHRAENAKGRVRLVGSGAILREAIAAAELLAADWQVDAELWSATSFSELARDAREAERFNRLHPTQAPRASHVARCLVGDAPVVAATDCVRAWPELIAAHVEAPFTALGTDGFGRSDTRAALRRFFEVDRHHIVLAALSALRRQGRVDAAVCADAIRRYGIAADAPPSWTC, encoded by the coding sequence ATGAGTGACCCGTTGAGCCACCGAGAACCGCGGGGCACCGCAGCCGACCTCGACCCGCAGGAGACCACCGAGTGGCGCGACGCCCTGCGGTCGCTGCTGCAGGCCAGCGGCCCGGCGAGGGTGCACCAGGTCATGGACGTGCTGGCCGCGATGGCGCGCGACCCGTCCGTCGGCTGGCAGCCGGCGCGCGGCACGCCCTACGCCAACACCATCGCGGTGTCGCAGCAGCCGCCTTTCCCCGGCGACCTGGCGCTGGAGGAGCGGCTGGCGTCGCTGATGCGCTGGAACGCGCTCGCGATGGTGGTGCGGGCCAACAAGGCCTACGGCGAACTCGGCGGTCACATCGCAAGCTATGCCAGCGCGGCGGACCTGTTCGAGGTCGGCTTCAACCACTTCTTCAAGGCCGGGGTCGACGGCGCGGGTGCCGACCTGGTCTTCTTCCAGCCGCATTCGGCGCCGGGGGTCTACGCGCGCGCCTTCCTCGAGGGGCGGCTCGGCGAGAACGACCTGGCGCATTACCGACAGGAGATCACCGCCGCAGGCAGCGGCGCACAGGGCCTGTGCAGCTATCCGCACCCGTGGCTGATGCCCGACTTCTGGCAGTTCCCCACCGGCTCGATGGGCCTCGGCCCGATCAGCTCGATCTACCACGCGCGCTTCATGCGCTACCTGCAGCACCGCGGGCTGCTGGACACCTCGGGGCGCACGGTCTGGGGCGTCTTCGGCGACGGCGAGATGGACGAGCCCGAGAGCATGAGCGCGTTGACGCTGGCCGCGCGCGAGCGGCTCGACAACCTGGTGTGGGTGGTCAACTGCAACCTGCAGCGGCTCGACGGTCCGGTGCGCGGCAACGGCCGCATCATCGACGAGCTGGAGGCGCTGTTCGCCGGCGCCGGCTGGCGCGTCATCAAGCTGGTGTGGGGCTCGGACTGGGACGGGCTGTTCGCGCGCGACACCGACGGCGCGCTGGCCGAGGTGTTCTCGCAGACGGTGGACGGCCAACTGCAGACCTTCGCCGCGAAGGACGGCCGCTACAACCGCGACCACTTCTTCGGCCAGAACGCGCGGCTCGCCCGGCTGGCCCAGGGCCTGACCGACGACCAGATCGACCGCCTCAAGCGTGGCGGGCACGACCTGGTGAAGATCCACGCCGCCTACCATGCGGCCGCCCACACGGTCGGCCAGCCGGTGGTCGTCCTGGCGCAGACGAAGAAGGGCTACGGCATGGGTGAGGCCGGCCAGGGCCGCATGACCACCCACCAGCAGAAGAAGCTCGAGCGCGACGACCTGATCGCCTTCCGCAACCGCTTCGACCTGCCGCTGACCGACGAACAGGCCGCGTCGCTGGCGTTCTACAAGCCCGCCGACGACAGCCCCGAGATGCGATACCTGCACGCACGCCGCGCGGCGCTGGGCGGGCCCCTGCCGGCACGCCGCAGCCGGGCCGAGCCGGTGCCCGTGCCGCCGCTGGCGGGCTACGGCGGCTTCGCCACGCAGGCCGACGGCAAGGAGATGAGCACGACGATGGCCTTCGTGCGCATGCTGACCAACCTGCTCAAGGACCGGGTGCTGGGCCCGCGCATCGTGCCCATCGTGGCCGACGAGGCGCGCACCTTCGGCATGGCCAACCTGTTCAAGCAGGTCGGCATCTACGCGTTCGACGGCCAGAGCTACGAGCCCGAGGACATCGGCTCGCTGATGAGCTACCGCGAGGCCACCGACGGCCAGATCCTGGAAGAAGGCATCAGCGAGGCCGGCGCCGTCAGCAGCTGGACGGCGGCGGCCACCAGCTACTCGGTGCACGGCCAGGCCATGCTGCCGTTCTACATCTACTACTCGATGTTCGGCTTCCAGCGCGTGGGCGACCTGATCTGGGCCGCCGCCGACCAGCGCTCGCGCGGCTTCCTGCTCGGCGCGACCGCCGGCCGCACGACCCTGGGCGGCGAGGGCCTGCAGCACCAGGACGGGTCGAGCCTGCTGCAGGCGTCCACGGTGCCGAACTGCCGCGCCTACGACCCGTGCTTCGCCGGCGAGTTCGCCGTCATCCTCCACCACGGCATGCGGCAGATGCTGGAGCAGCAGGAGGATGTCTTCTATTACGTCACCCTGATGAACGAGCACTACGCGCAGCCGTCGCTGCCGGCGGCGGCCGAAGCCGACGTCATCAAGGGCCTGTACCGCCTTGCCGAGCACCGGGCGGAGAACGCGAAGGGCAGGGTCCGCCTGGTCGGTTCGGGCGCCATCCTGCGCGAGGCGATCGCCGCGGCCGAGCTGCTGGCCGCCGACTGGCAGGTCGACGCCGAGCTGTGGAGCGCCACCAGCTTCAGCGAACTGGCGCGCGACGCCCGCGAGGCCGAGCGCTTCAACCGCCTGCATCCGACGCAGGCGCCCCGCGCCAGCCATGTCGCGCGGTGCCTCGTCGGCGACGCGCCGGTGGTGGCGGCCACCGACTGCGTGCGCGCCTGGCCCGAGCTGATCGCCGCGCACGTGGAGGCGCCGTTCACCGCGCTGGGCACCGACGGCTTCGGCCGCAGCGACACCCGCGCCGCGCTGCGCCGCTTCTTCGAGGTGGACCGGCACCACATCGTGCTGGCCGCGTTGAGCGCCCTGCGCCGCCAGGGCCGCGTCGACGCGGCGGTCTGCGCCGACGCCATCCGCCGCTACGGGATCGCGGCGGACGCGCCGCCGTCCTGGACCTGCTGA
- a CDS encoding Lrp/AsnC family transcriptional regulator: protein MDLDAIDLNILRELQADASLSNVELARRVHLSPSPCLARVKALQTGGVIRQYVALLDAKRLGLHLNVFISISLRRQTQAALEAFEARICSREEVMECYLMTGDADYLIRVAVPDMAALERFILERLSPMPEIEKIRSSFALKQVRYKTALPLSTR, encoded by the coding sequence ATGGATCTGGACGCCATCGACCTGAACATCCTGCGCGAGCTGCAGGCCGACGCCAGCCTGTCCAACGTCGAGCTGGCGCGGCGCGTTCACCTCTCGCCGTCGCCCTGCCTGGCGCGGGTCAAGGCGCTGCAGACCGGCGGCGTGATCCGGCAGTACGTCGCGCTGCTGGACGCCAAGCGGCTGGGGCTGCACCTGAACGTCTTCATCTCCATCAGCCTGCGGCGGCAGACCCAAGCGGCGCTGGAGGCCTTCGAGGCCCGCATCTGCAGCCGCGAGGAGGTGATGGAGTGCTACCTGATGACGGGCGACGCGGACTACCTGATCCGCGTGGCGGTGCCCGACATGGCCGCGCTGGAGCGCTTCATCCTGGAGCGGCTGTCGCCGATGCCCGAGATCGAGAAGATCCGCTCCAGCTTCGCGCTCAAGCAGGTGCGCTACAAGACCGCCCTGCCGCTGTCGACGCGGTGA
- a CDS encoding Ku protein, protein MAARSIASLTLSFGLVSIPVKLYSATESSSAVRFNLLAQDGSRLKQQYVSEKSGQVVPRAEMVKGYEFEPDRYVTFTSEELKALEDASSHSIDIVAFIPADQVDPLYYDKAYFLAPDKRGAKPYNLLREAMRRTDRHALAKWAWKGKQYVVQLRPTEQGVVLQQLLYADEVRRMADLDIEQTTVSDAELKLATQLIDQIAQDTYDPAQYEDEEKKRILAAIDQKISGQQVVTSAPAEAGTGAQVIDLMDALRASLGRGKGAGPAKSAAPAEEATADKPRRPARRSAAAPEAVAAAPAPSRKRATR, encoded by the coding sequence ATGGCAGCTCGTTCGATCGCTTCCCTCACGCTCAGCTTCGGCTTGGTCTCCATCCCGGTGAAGCTGTACTCCGCCACCGAGTCGTCCTCGGCGGTGCGCTTCAACCTGTTGGCTCAGGACGGGTCGCGGCTGAAGCAGCAATACGTCTCCGAGAAGAGCGGGCAGGTCGTCCCGCGCGCCGAGATGGTCAAGGGCTATGAGTTCGAGCCGGACCGCTATGTGACGTTCACGTCCGAGGAACTGAAGGCGCTGGAAGACGCGTCGAGCCACAGCATCGACATCGTGGCCTTCATCCCGGCCGACCAGGTCGACCCGCTCTACTACGACAAGGCCTACTTCCTCGCGCCCGACAAGCGCGGCGCCAAGCCGTACAACCTGCTGAGGGAGGCGATGCGGCGCACCGACCGACATGCGCTAGCCAAGTGGGCCTGGAAGGGCAAGCAGTACGTGGTCCAGCTGCGCCCCACCGAGCAGGGTGTCGTGCTGCAGCAGCTGCTCTACGCCGACGAGGTGCGCCGGATGGCCGACCTCGACATCGAGCAGACAACGGTGTCCGACGCCGAACTCAAGCTCGCCACCCAGCTCATCGACCAGATCGCGCAGGACACCTACGACCCTGCGCAGTACGAGGACGAGGAGAAGAAGCGCATCCTCGCCGCCATCGACCAGAAGATCTCCGGGCAGCAGGTGGTGACGTCCGCGCCGGCCGAAGCCGGCACGGGGGCGCAAGTCATCGACCTGATGGACGCCCTGCGAGCGAGCCTCGGCCGCGGCAAGGGGGCCGGCCCGGCGAAGTCGGCCGCCCCGGCCGAAGAAGCGACCGCCGACAAGCCGCGGCGGCCAGCGCGCCGGTCTGCCGCCGCGCCGGAAGCCGTGGCAGCCGCGCCGGCGCCGTCCCGCAAACGAGCCACCCGCTGA
- a CDS encoding tetratricopeptide repeat protein: protein MSTAAAATVHTLKSVEGAVGIPRAMVLRLISRGYVVPAKGRRGQYLFSFQDLVLLRSAHGLLRAGVPASRVVQALARLREQLPSDLPLSGLRVTAVGGDIAVRDAASPRSVVSGQLLLDFEVEARDGAAAQVVALSSPDTDGRGPSPPAPAADPRDLVVRGAELEHRDPVAAEAAYRQALQLDRCCTDAYLGLGTLLSETDRDEAAVALYQDGLRRCADKGTLHFNLALVLEDLGRLTEAAEQYERCLETDPTFADAHHNAALLYERLGEGQRLIRHLNAYRRLTRGT, encoded by the coding sequence ATGAGCACCGCGGCGGCGGCCACCGTTCACACCCTCAAGAGCGTCGAAGGCGCGGTCGGCATCCCGCGGGCCATGGTGCTGCGCCTCATCAGCCGCGGCTACGTCGTGCCCGCGAAGGGCCGCCGCGGACAGTACCTGTTCTCGTTCCAGGACCTGGTGCTGCTGCGTTCCGCCCATGGGCTGCTCCGGGCCGGAGTGCCGGCGTCGCGGGTGGTGCAGGCACTGGCCAGGCTGCGTGAACAGCTCCCGTCCGACCTCCCCTTGAGCGGGCTGCGCGTGACCGCCGTCGGCGGCGACATCGCCGTTCGTGACGCGGCCAGCCCGCGCAGCGTCGTCTCGGGTCAGCTGCTGCTCGACTTCGAGGTGGAGGCGCGGGACGGGGCGGCCGCCCAGGTGGTGGCCTTGTCGTCACCCGACACCGATGGCCGGGGGCCGTCCCCGCCGGCACCCGCGGCCGACCCGCGTGACCTGGTCGTCCGAGGCGCCGAGCTGGAGCACCGGGATCCGGTGGCGGCGGAGGCCGCCTACCGCCAGGCGCTGCAGCTCGACCGCTGCTGCACCGACGCCTACCTCGGCCTCGGCACGCTGCTGAGCGAAACCGATCGGGACGAAGCGGCGGTGGCGCTCTACCAGGATGGCCTGCGACGGTGCGCCGACAAGGGAACGCTGCACTTCAACCTCGCCCTCGTGCTGGAAGACCTGGGCCGGCTGACGGAAGCCGCGGAACAGTACGAGCGTTGCCTGGAAACCGACCCGACCTTCGCCGATGCGCACCACAACGCCGCGCTGCTCTATGAGCGGCTGGGCGAAGGCCAGCGGCTCATCCGCCATTTGAACGCCTACCGTCGCCTGACGCGAGGAACCTGA
- a CDS encoding Ku protein — MPRAIWKGAISFGLVHLPVSLYPASHENDIDFDWLDQRTLDPVGYKRVNKRTGKEIDKAHIVKGVKHDDGYVVLSDDEIRNAYPKTTQTIAIEAFVQAQDVSFVYLEKPYYLEPAPKAEKVYSLLREAMADASLIGIARVVMHNKEHLAALLPAGPALMLGTLRWADEIRSPEELKLPPEGKDANGLKDAELKMARQLIDEMTVAFDAGRYQDRFSEAIRALVAKKAEAGETQTVEPLEEGPPTGDNVVDLAELLKRSLGGKRGSTAAEAKASPAPRKTGKPARKKA, encoded by the coding sequence ATGCCCCGTGCCATCTGGAAAGGCGCCATCAGCTTCGGCCTCGTGCACCTGCCGGTGTCGCTGTACCCGGCCTCGCACGAGAACGACATCGACTTCGACTGGCTCGACCAGCGCACGCTCGACCCCGTCGGCTACAAGCGGGTGAACAAGCGCACCGGCAAGGAGATCGACAAGGCGCACATCGTCAAGGGCGTCAAGCACGACGACGGCTACGTGGTGCTGAGCGACGACGAGATCCGCAACGCCTACCCGAAGACCACGCAGACCATCGCCATCGAGGCCTTCGTGCAGGCGCAGGACGTGTCGTTCGTCTACCTGGAGAAGCCGTACTACCTGGAGCCCGCGCCGAAGGCGGAGAAGGTGTACTCGCTGCTGCGCGAGGCGATGGCCGATGCGTCGCTGATCGGCATCGCGCGGGTGGTGATGCACAACAAGGAGCACCTGGCGGCGCTGCTGCCGGCGGGCCCCGCGCTCATGCTCGGCACGCTGCGCTGGGCGGACGAGATCCGGTCGCCCGAAGAACTGAAGCTCCCGCCCGAGGGCAAGGACGCGAACGGGCTCAAGGACGCCGAACTGAAGATGGCCCGCCAGCTCATCGACGAGATGACCGTGGCGTTCGATGCCGGCCGCTACCAGGACCGCTTCTCGGAGGCGATCCGGGCGCTCGTCGCCAAGAAGGCCGAGGCCGGCGAGACCCAGACCGTCGAGCCGCTGGAAGAAGGTCCGCCCACCGGGGACAACGTCGTCGACCTGGCGGAACTGCTCAAGCGCAGCCTGGGCGGCAAGCGGGGCAGCACGGCGGCTGAGGCGAAGGCGTCGCCGGCCCCTCGCAAGACCGGCAAGCCGGCCCGCAAGAAGGCCTGA
- a CDS encoding alpha/beta family hydrolase — MTQERPLPVALEDGSSVSALLTLPRASKACYVMAHGAGAGMHHPFLHDMAQRLAERRVATLRFQFPSMERGSKRPDAPATAQAAVRAACAAAAAATGLPLVAGGKSFGGRMTSQAQAVSPLPQVAGLAFLGFPLHPAGQPATARGDHLARVTVPMLFVQGTRDKLADPALISGLLASLGPKAGLLAVADADHGFQVPVRSGRTASDVTAEVADGLAAWVERLLA, encoded by the coding sequence ATGACACAGGAACGACCCCTTCCCGTCGCCCTGGAGGACGGTTCGTCCGTCTCCGCGCTGTTGACGCTGCCGCGGGCCTCGAAGGCCTGCTACGTCATGGCACACGGCGCCGGCGCCGGCATGCACCACCCCTTCCTGCACGACATGGCACAGCGGCTGGCCGAGCGCCGGGTCGCCACGCTGCGCTTCCAGTTCCCATCCATGGAGCGGGGCTCGAAGCGGCCCGATGCACCGGCCACCGCGCAGGCCGCGGTGCGGGCCGCGTGTGCCGCGGCCGCGGCCGCCACCGGGCTGCCGCTGGTCGCCGGCGGCAAGTCCTTCGGCGGCCGCATGACCTCGCAGGCCCAGGCGGTGTCGCCGCTGCCGCAGGTGGCCGGCCTGGCCTTCCTCGGCTTCCCGCTGCACCCCGCCGGGCAGCCCGCCACCGCACGCGGCGACCACCTGGCCCGGGTGACGGTGCCGATGCTGTTCGTGCAGGGCACGCGGGACAAGCTGGCGGACCCCGCCCTGATCTCCGGCCTGCTCGCATCCCTCGGGCCGAAGGCCGGCCTGTTGGCGGTGGCCGACGCGGACCATGGCTTCCAGGTGCCCGTGCGGTCCGGCCGCACCGCGTCGGACGTGACGGCGGAAGTGGCGGACGGGCTGGCGGCCTGGGTCGAGCGCCTGCTCGCCTGA